Proteins encoded by one window of Micromonospora coxensis:
- a CDS encoding ABC transporter ATP-binding protein, with amino-acid sequence MRAIEVRHLIRRYAAVRAVDDVSFTVDEGEVFALLGPNGAGKTTTVEILEGYRRRDGGQVRVLGFDPATGGRAYRERIGIVLQSAGFEEEFSVRELVRMQSSLYPRRHDTDELIALVGLADKRDARVKALSGGQRRRLDLALGLAGAPDLLFLDEPTTGFDPAARHRAWDLIARLRHLGTTILLTTHYLEEAERLADRVAILRAGRLVTVGSPDQLRDAARLPSLITVRLPDTVAAADLPALTGAVSRADGTLRVRTHDPLADTYRLTQWARARRLELPGLSVAPPTLEDVYLTLTGEPDAAEAEGEADHDR; translated from the coding sequence GGCGATCGAGGTCCGGCACCTGATCCGGCGCTACGCCGCCGTACGGGCGGTCGACGACGTCAGCTTCACCGTCGACGAGGGCGAGGTCTTCGCCCTGCTCGGGCCGAACGGGGCCGGGAAGACCACCACCGTGGAGATCCTGGAGGGCTACCGCCGCCGCGACGGCGGGCAGGTGCGGGTGCTCGGCTTCGACCCGGCCACCGGCGGGCGGGCCTACCGCGAGCGGATCGGCATCGTGCTGCAGTCGGCCGGGTTCGAGGAGGAGTTCAGCGTCCGCGAACTCGTCCGGATGCAGTCCTCGCTCTACCCCCGCCGGCACGACACCGACGAGCTGATCGCGCTGGTCGGGCTCGCCGACAAGCGCGACGCCCGGGTCAAGGCGCTCTCCGGCGGGCAACGCCGCCGCCTCGACCTGGCCCTCGGCCTCGCCGGCGCGCCGGACCTGCTCTTCCTCGACGAGCCGACCACCGGCTTCGACCCGGCCGCCCGGCACCGCGCCTGGGACCTGATCGCCCGGCTGCGCCACCTCGGCACGACGATCCTGCTCACCACCCACTACCTGGAGGAGGCCGAACGGCTCGCCGACCGGGTGGCGATCCTGCGCGCCGGCCGGCTGGTCACCGTCGGCAGCCCCGACCAGTTGCGCGACGCCGCGCGGCTGCCCAGCCTGATCACCGTCCGGCTGCCCGACACGGTGGCCGCCGCCGACCTGCCCGCCCTGACCGGCGCCGTCAGCCGCGCCGACGGCACGCTGCGGGTACGCACCCACGACCCGCTGGCCGACACGTACCGGCTCACCCAGTGGGCGCGTGCCCGGCGGCTGGAGCTGCCCGGGCTGAGCGTCGCCCCGCCCACCCTGGAGGACGTCTACCTGACCCTCACCGGCGAACCCGACGCCGCCGAGGCCGAGGGGGAGGCCGACCATGATCGTTGA
- a CDS encoding ABC transporter permease — MIVELPRTRPVPVTRASTGPAVWRLTGQALRGHLRRPMSTFFTLVFPLSFLVVVLAIVGNPDTGDGVPVAQYLVSPFAVFGAAQAAFCLLAVDLATLREEGVLLRLRGTPAPAWAVLAARTGAALVISVASLVLLTAVGVAGYGVAPVWAKTPALLLTFALGTACFAALGLAVAALTRTVLAAQTLTQGLLIPLAFVSDVFLVGADLPRWLDLAGSVLPLKHFARAMAETFTPGGGTGLSAGHLGVLAAWTVAGALVARLRFGWRPRGARQAGRATSGVTVTPDVRLCAPRRATRPSPAALVGGQLGYALSGLRHDLLSVFFAVVFPVLLLVLFPSVFGDGQVRGLTLAQYLLPGMAAYAVAVTGWVNLPEQVVAARASGVLKRLAGTPLPQRWYLTGRVTSALVVSVTTAVLLGVVAVALLDVRLDAGRLPAAALALLLGALCFAALGLALVAALRTARSVTAITLGTLLPLSFVSDVFPVGDAALPGWLATVGDLFPLRHLSAALLAATRPGLDGAGFAWTHLAVLASWTAAALLLLAARPLTSRD, encoded by the coding sequence ATGATCGTTGAGCTGCCGCGCACCCGACCCGTGCCGGTCACCCGGGCGAGCACCGGTCCTGCGGTGTGGCGGCTGACCGGGCAGGCCCTGCGCGGGCACCTGCGCCGACCCATGTCGACCTTCTTCACCCTGGTCTTCCCGCTGAGCTTCCTGGTGGTCGTGCTGGCCATCGTCGGCAACCCCGACACCGGCGACGGGGTGCCGGTCGCGCAGTACCTGGTCAGCCCGTTCGCCGTGTTCGGCGCGGCGCAGGCGGCGTTCTGCCTGCTCGCGGTGGACCTGGCGACGCTGCGCGAGGAGGGCGTCCTGCTGCGCCTGCGCGGCACGCCGGCGCCGGCGTGGGCGGTGCTCGCCGCCCGTACCGGCGCCGCGCTGGTCATCTCGGTGGCGTCGCTGGTGCTGCTGACCGCCGTCGGTGTCGCCGGGTACGGCGTCGCGCCGGTCTGGGCGAAGACCCCGGCGCTGCTGCTCACCTTCGCCCTCGGCACCGCCTGCTTCGCGGCCCTCGGCCTGGCCGTCGCCGCCCTGACCCGCACCGTGCTCGCCGCGCAGACCCTCACCCAGGGGCTGCTGATCCCGCTGGCCTTCGTCTCGGACGTCTTCCTCGTCGGCGCGGACCTGCCCCGCTGGCTCGACCTCGCCGGCTCGGTGCTGCCGCTGAAGCACTTCGCCCGGGCCATGGCCGAGACGTTCACCCCCGGCGGCGGGACCGGGCTGTCTGCCGGGCACCTCGGCGTGCTCGCGGCGTGGACCGTGGCCGGCGCGCTGGTCGCCCGGCTGCGCTTCGGCTGGCGACCGCGCGGCGCGCGGCAGGCGGGTCGGGCCACGTCGGGCGTCACCGTGACACCGGACGTCCGGCTCTGTGCGCCGCGGCGCGCCACCCGCCCGTCACCGGCCGCGCTGGTCGGCGGGCAACTCGGGTACGCCCTCAGCGGGCTGCGCCACGACCTGCTGTCGGTCTTCTTCGCGGTGGTCTTCCCGGTGCTGCTGCTGGTGCTCTTCCCGAGCGTCTTCGGCGACGGTCAGGTGCGCGGGCTCACCCTGGCCCAGTACCTCCTGCCCGGCATGGCCGCCTACGCCGTCGCCGTGACCGGGTGGGTCAACCTGCCCGAACAGGTGGTGGCGGCCCGGGCGAGCGGGGTGCTGAAGCGGCTGGCCGGCACCCCGTTGCCGCAGCGCTGGTACCTCACCGGCCGGGTCACCTCGGCGCTGGTCGTCTCGGTGACGACGGCGGTCCTGCTCGGCGTGGTCGCGGTGGCCCTGCTCGACGTACGCCTGGACGCCGGCCGGCTGCCGGCGGCGGCGCTCGCGCTGCTGCTCGGGGCGCTCTGCTTCGCCGCGCTCGGCCTGGCGCTGGTGGCGGCCCTGCGCACGGCCCGGTCCGTCACCGCGATCACCCTCGGCACGCTGCTGCCGCTCAGCTTCGTCTCCGACGTCTTCCCGGTGGGTGACGCCGCGCTGCCCGGCTGGCTGGCCACCGTCGGCGACCTGTTCCCGCTGCGGCACCTGAGCGCGGCGCTGCTGGCGGCGACCCGACCCGGGCTGGACGGCGCCGGGTTCGCCTGGACGCACCTGGCCGTGCTGGCCTCCTGGACGGCCGCCGCGCTGCTGCTGCTGGCCGCCCGCCCGCTCACCTCGCGCGACTGA
- a CDS encoding PEP/pyruvate-binding domain-containing protein: protein MRVIGLSETTADMVDLVGGKAAGLGELIRRGEAVPPGFCVTTHAYREGVVPQAEIVEAYRKLGGGPVAVRSSATAEDLPEASFAGQQDTVLDVTGVADLIAAIARCWESLHSERARTYREAHAVDEATVWMAVVVQRMIDPEVAGVLFTADPLTGSRTDMLVDAAPGLGTAVVDGATAVDHYRLDGAQHPGTGCLTPARLAQLRAVGQRLQEHFGRPQDVEWAIDRDGTIWLLQSRPITTLFPLPPATDKPLPRVYLEFGHVQGMLRPVTPMGMSTLRTLIAAMLASLGVRGVDVVDIGGRLYGDLSDLARDRSARKRLVQLMAVDFGPRAQAVMAHVLADPRFAPGQGGTRRAGGAHGVALRTAVRAVVGIIRALARPDAARLRMTRAIERMRLASAAPEGPLTTAERLRLVQDTDPSESPDEIIWPIVAGMLASALPGRLLDGVAATDEIHTVLGGMPHNVTIEMDLALWRLAERAGAHRRLLRDTPPAELAQRYLGGTLPDIGLGGFLQTYGHRGVAEVDLGVPRWDEDPAPVFAMIANYLRVTDPDQAPDRRFARAAATAEATLRELAPRARRRRPVRGRIAVFLLRRARSLAGLREAGKFAGLHQLRAVRRQLLLIGADLAAAGLLEQPDDIMFLTLDEVGSAVHGGADHRDTVIARAATHRAESRRRHVPVALLSDGTDVEAVLPATVAADGALTGVGASAGRVTGPARVVHDPGTAHIEPGDILVAATTDPGWTPLFLTAGALVTETGAIMAHGPTVAREYGIPAVICVPDATRKISTGQLVTVDGAAGTVTPH, encoded by the coding sequence ATGCGTGTGATCGGGTTGTCCGAGACGACCGCCGACATGGTCGACCTGGTGGGCGGCAAGGCGGCCGGCCTGGGTGAGCTGATCCGCCGGGGCGAGGCCGTGCCGCCCGGCTTCTGCGTGACCACCCACGCGTACCGCGAGGGCGTCGTCCCGCAGGCGGAGATCGTCGAGGCGTACCGGAAGCTGGGCGGCGGGCCGGTGGCCGTCCGCTCCAGCGCGACCGCCGAGGACCTCCCGGAGGCCAGCTTCGCCGGGCAGCAGGACACCGTCCTCGACGTCACCGGCGTCGCCGACCTGATCGCCGCGATCGCCCGCTGCTGGGAGTCGCTGCACAGCGAGCGCGCCCGGACCTACCGCGAGGCCCACGCCGTCGACGAGGCGACCGTGTGGATGGCCGTCGTCGTGCAGCGGATGATCGATCCCGAGGTCGCGGGGGTGCTGTTCACCGCCGACCCGCTGACCGGCAGCCGTACCGACATGCTGGTCGACGCCGCACCGGGCCTGGGCACCGCGGTCGTCGACGGCGCCACCGCCGTGGACCACTACCGTCTCGACGGCGCGCAGCACCCGGGGACGGGCTGCCTCACGCCGGCGCGGTTGGCCCAGCTGCGGGCCGTCGGCCAGCGGTTGCAGGAGCACTTCGGCCGCCCGCAGGACGTGGAGTGGGCGATCGACCGCGACGGCACGATCTGGTTGCTCCAGTCGCGCCCGATCACCACCCTGTTCCCCCTCCCCCCGGCGACCGACAAGCCACTGCCCCGCGTGTACCTGGAGTTCGGGCACGTGCAGGGCATGCTGCGGCCGGTCACCCCGATGGGCATGTCCACCCTCCGGACCCTGATCGCGGCGATGCTCGCCTCCCTCGGCGTACGCGGGGTGGACGTCGTCGACATCGGCGGGCGCCTCTACGGCGACCTGAGCGACCTGGCACGGGACCGCTCCGCCCGCAAGCGACTGGTGCAGCTCATGGCGGTGGACTTCGGCCCCCGCGCCCAGGCGGTGATGGCACACGTCCTCGCCGATCCACGGTTCGCCCCGGGACAGGGCGGGACGCGACGCGCCGGCGGGGCGCACGGGGTGGCCCTGCGGACCGCCGTCCGGGCGGTGGTGGGCATCATCCGGGCGCTGGCCCGCCCCGACGCGGCGCGGCTGCGGATGACGCGCGCCATCGAACGGATGCGGTTGGCCTCCGCCGCACCCGAGGGGCCGCTCACCACGGCCGAGCGGCTGCGGCTCGTGCAGGACACCGACCCCTCGGAGAGCCCGGACGAGATCATCTGGCCCATCGTGGCCGGCATGCTGGCCTCCGCCCTGCCGGGTCGGCTGCTCGACGGCGTCGCCGCAACCGACGAGATCCACACCGTCCTGGGCGGGATGCCGCACAACGTGACCATCGAGATGGACCTGGCGCTGTGGCGACTCGCCGAACGCGCCGGCGCGCACCGCCGGCTGCTGCGCGACACCCCACCGGCCGAGCTGGCCCAGCGGTACCTCGGCGGGACGCTGCCGGACATCGGGCTGGGCGGGTTCCTGCAGACGTACGGCCACCGGGGCGTGGCCGAGGTCGACCTCGGGGTGCCCCGCTGGGACGAGGATCCCGCGCCGGTCTTCGCCATGATCGCCAACTACCTGCGGGTCACCGACCCGGACCAGGCGCCGGACCGGCGGTTCGCCCGCGCCGCCGCCACGGCCGAGGCCACCCTGCGGGAACTCGCCCCGCGCGCCCGGCGCCGCCGGCCGGTGCGCGGCCGGATCGCCGTGTTCCTGCTGCGCCGCGCGCGGTCGCTGGCCGGGCTGCGGGAGGCGGGCAAGTTCGCCGGGCTGCACCAACTGCGGGCGGTACGGCGGCAGTTGCTGCTCATCGGCGCCGACCTGGCCGCCGCCGGCCTGCTGGAGCAGCCCGACGACATCATGTTCCTGACCCTCGACGAGGTCGGGTCCGCCGTGCACGGGGGCGCCGATCACCGGGACACCGTCATCGCCCGCGCGGCGACGCACCGGGCGGAGTCGCGCCGCCGGCACGTGCCGGTCGCGCTGCTCTCCGACGGCACGGACGTCGAAGCCGTCCTGCCGGCGACCGTCGCCGCCGACGGGGCGCTCACCGGCGTGGGCGCCTCGGCCGGTCGGGTGACCGGCCCGGCCCGGGTGGTCCACGACCCGGGCACCGCCCACATCGAGCCCGGCGACATCCTCGTCGCCGCGACCACGGACCCCGGCTGGACCCCGCTGTTCCTCACCGCCGGGGCGCTGGTGACCGAGACCGGCGCGATCATGGCGCACGGCCCGACCGTGGCCCGCGAGTACGGCATCCCCGCGGTCATCTGCGTCCCGGACGCCACCCGGAAGATCTCCACGGGTCAGCTCGTCACCGTGGACGGCGCGGCCGGCACCGTCACGCCGCACTGA